In the genome of Juglans microcarpa x Juglans regia isolate MS1-56 chromosome 6S, Jm3101_v1.0, whole genome shotgun sequence, the window TGTTGTATTCAAAAGTGTAATATTCAAAAGTGTTGTATCTTTGCCTATAAAAAACATATTGTTCctccaaagaaaaaagaaacaagggaGAAGACAAAAAAGATGAGGGCAACATATGGTTTAGATCTGCCCAAAGAAATCTCAGAATCAGTAATTTATCCTTGCATCACATACACCTAACTGAGGACATTTTAAGTAAATGAGATCAACATTTAAATGAATGCAGTCACACAGCTATATATTTTAACAGAGTATATGATTTGCACAAACCAGCATTAAGATTTCCAAACATCCCATCTTTACGCATTCATCatatgaaacttcaaataagaTAGAAAAACGGATCATATCTAAAgcatatctaaattttagccatTTAGATTGTTCTCCACCAACCAGATCATTTTCAGGAGAATATTTAGAATCAATACCAAGTTCTTCCATCTTCAGCCCTTACCACCAACTCAATATAATCTATATTAAATACTCACGTAGATAGTATTGTCACCCAGATAAGCTCTACACAGTCCACCCAAAGAAGTCTTTGTTCCACTGGGATCACACCATAGGTAACTAGATGAGCAAAGGGCCAAAGTTTCCATCCTGCCTGCATAATACAACCAACACCAAGGCCAGATGGAAGAGGagttagataaaaaatatatatcgaCCTCAACTACAAGGATCAAGCTGAACTTGGCCCGAGTTaacaatgaaaatataattatcaaagcTAAATGAGCTCCTAAGATAACTACAAAGAAACATTGCTGAAAAACATACACACACAATGCATACAAAATCGAGTTAGAATTTATAGAAAGAATGCAAAAAGTCAATAAAGATTAACTACTTTGACACAAATTAAAGAGGGCACAGACAGAGAAGGAAGTCAGATTTTAAGTTGGGCTGTAAAAACTCTCAGAAGAATGCAAAGATACAGCAGTAGTAGCAGAAGGTTCACTTACAGTTAGCATGGGCCAGAAAGTTGCCTTCAATTCGTTGAAAATACTAACTGGGGATTCAAGACGCAAAAATCCCAAGACAGTAAAATAAATGCTGTTCCAAACTGCTGCCCATGCAGTTTGGTCGAAGATAACTTTGGCAGGAACAACCCACCAGTCTTGGAAAGGAAAAAGCTCCTGGAAATAGGAGGAAGCTGTTTCAGTGAACCAAAAGAACTGAAATAGAAAAtccaattaacaagaaaatataaacCATAATGATCACCTCACAGAACTGGTAATAATAATGAGAAAGGGAACCGTGTAAACTAAAGCCAACAAGGCCAGATCTGAACATTCGTGCTCGATCAAACTCAAATAGAGGCTTCCCTTCATAGCACTGCAGAATTCATGAATTTTCTTAATGAAGAAATTATGTAAAAGGTAATTTCTTAAAGCAAAAACAAGATTAAGGACTAATTTGACAACAAGGACAAACCTGTGCAATCCAATCCCCTAGAGAGTACACCACTCCACTAATAACCATTTTTGCTAAAACTGGATTTTTCTTAAGAGCTTCCTCGTAAGCAGTCCAGTTGTGTTGAGGTGCATATCTTAGTATCTCAAAAATCGTCCACccctataaaataataataacaagtTTAGAAGATAGAATAGATTAAACCCGTGTTTATCGAATATATCAAAggttataattatttaaagcCCCTTTTAAATCAAAAGTGCATACCATAAAGGTTTTGATACGAGTGATTTAAGATTCCCACATAAGCAATCACAAACTTGCAAAGGTAATTCACTAGAGTAACTagttggaaatttttttttagatattgttTAGCACTGCTCTAGCCAATCCCAGGCTACAGCATCTCCTGGGACTTAAGTGCACAGATCTCTCCGCTTCAACATAACAGCTCCACGTCTTTTGTAGCCTTTTTTCTTCTACCCATACAGCCTTTAACTTCCAATGAATCATATCTTGCCACAATCAAACCACCAAGTTCTCAGCAATGCAATTCATCCGTCTGCATTTGCTCATCCCAGATAAGTTTGTTCAATACAATTGTTGCATTCCGGCTGTCCATCTTGTAGTGCCATGAAAACTTAGATTAATTGTCATCTTGTGAAACTTTAAGCTTCGAGTCAACAAGTTGAGATCAATCACGAAACCCTTGAAAATCAGGTCCCCAATTCATTCATGCACCTTTAGTTATATACATAGCATCATTTGACTCTTTCCAACCATATGAATTATCGAACTGGCATAACAGCACTATGGTTAGCACCAATTCATTGCGATCCAACCGCCATGAATCCACTGCAAAGCACCTAAAGACAATCCAAACAATCATTTGCCGTTTGCCCCAAACAATCCTATCGAAATTTGGGGCAGCAAACCCATTGCCTCAGTAAACTCGGACACTCCCTTAAACCACCTTGACTATTTCCCTCAGCCCCGAtcgaaaaagaagaaagaataaatagaatttggagtagaagaagaggTTGAATGGATCCGCACTAAGAACCGAACTTTCCAAAAGCACAGACTTGAGCAATGCACCTAACTTAAAACCTATTTCCAATATCATCAAAGCATTAACTTcaaacacaccaaaatctcaaaatcaccAACGAAAACCACAACTACTCATCTAATCATCACAAACACATAATACGAACAGAAaatactagaaaaaaaaaaagatcagatTGATTTAGAGGGCGACTCACATGCCAGTAATCCTGGTCAATGGTGAGCAACTTGGTGATGGCGAAGGAACCCGCAGCCAGAACTATCGTCGCGTTGATGGTCCTATCCAACAGTCTCTCTATTTCCTCGCTCTTCCCCACTCCATCACCAACGGAGCccgaagaagaagaggaaggaaagCTTTGAAATTCACCGGCCCCTTCGAACGAGAGCCTACCCTCATTCGCTCCGAACCCGCTCACCAACTCCGTTTCCAACCCACCTTCCATCTCCACCCGGCTCACCACCACGCCTTCTTGATGGTCCGTACCGTCCGTACTCTGTACTGGGATCAGATCCTGCTCTTCCCCCACGGAGCGTACCACCCACAACTTCGTtctctgttttttgtttctagAGACAAGTGGGGTCTGGGAAAACTTGGAGACGGTTCTGAAGTTGGGCTTCGGATTGGAAGGGGGAGAACGCTCTGGGGAGATATGGAGTGTAAGGAAGCCATGGCTATGGCTGCGGCAGCAGACTGAGTTGGGAGGAAACTGAGCTGAGTCCAACAGACTATTTCTCCGAGTTGTAACAGTCAGAGTTGGGGGTTATGTAGGTTGGACTTGGGAGGGAAACTTTGGTGCCTCGCGGTGTATGGTATTGTGCTGCATTTTATTTGActtcttttttcatctttatcCATCAAGTTGGTGATGTCTTTCATGCTTTATGATTGGCTGGCATGGCGGAATGTAGACTTTTATGGTGGACTGTGATGCTGTTTATTTTACTTCCGAGAGATGAAATTATAGATGATGAACGTGGTCCATGAGAAATTATGGCTATAAAAATAGCCACAACTTTGTAAATAAGaaaaccaccaaaaaaaaaaaaaaaaccattataaataaataaatacttcaaGTTCGACTTTGCACGTTTTCTTCTTTGAATACGTTATATGCAAGTCTGTTAAATAATACCCGAGATTcgttatcaaaaaaaaaaaacccgagattcattatatttataaaaataattaaaatattaatattgctttGTATAAATTGATCTGTTAGGCGTTGGCATTAAATGTGTTAATATACAGCtatataaatagatttatttaaatattatataacatatgtttattttattttattgatatcataatattcattcatcttttaatacgttttttttaaaaaaaaaataaaaaactcattcATTCATCTCTTGAATCCGCTTAGAATCTTGAGCAGTCAGTAGACCCCAACGATCAACCTGTAAGAGTCCCCTCCACTCTACCATTTAAAACCCCTTTTAAGTTATCCACAAGTTCTGAATTTGTGGGCCCGTAACCACGTACTCCATTGCTAATTGCCAACTCGGCATGAAAGCTGCGCTTCTGTAATATCTCTTCCTAGTGGTTCAAGATAATTCCGTGGACATAACATTATTTTGGCTTCATTTTCTGCGAGCCACTCCTGGTATTGACAGTACCACACGGATCGCAGTTAGTACCGAATCAGCAACAAAATCAGTAATACCATGATTTTAAGAATTAACTATTGTACATTCTTTTCATACTTTAGTTGTTATTATAGCAAGCATAGCCTcgtatatctatatatttaccaattctttcattgtaaaaacaagttctaaaaataaaaaagttcacATTTTAGAAAGTTTAACATGGTATCAACCTAACCACAATCCTCTTTCTACCGCCTCCATGACCTCTTCTTTAAACTCTCACCACCCTTCTTCCTCCCCGTACCTCCTTCATCCCTCTAATTCTCCTAGTCTTATCCTTATTTATAGCCTTCTTACAGAAGATAATTTTTCCAATTAATAGAAAGCCATGACCCATACTCTTAATGCCAAGAACAAATTAAGTTTTGTTGATAGCACTCTCCCACCCCCCAATCCAAACTCTATCTACTACCCCCAATGGAACCAAACAAATGGTATGGTCCTTACCTGGCTTTTAAACTCCATCAGTCCTTCCATTGCCAACTCCCTTGAATTTCACACCAACCCTCGTGAAGTCTGACTCGATCTTCAATCCCTTTTTGTCACAGCAACAATGTCCGTATCTACCATCTCAAAC includes:
- the LOC121237419 gene encoding peroxisomal membrane protein 2, which codes for MEGGLETELVSGFGANEGRLSFEGAGEFQSFPSSSSSGSVGDGVGKSEEIERLLDRTINATIVLAAGSFAITKLLTIDQDYWHGWTIFEILRYAPQHNWTAYEEALKKNPVLAKMVISGVVYSLGDWIAQCYEGKPLFEFDRARMFRSGLVGFSLHGSLSHYYYQFCEELFPFQDWWVVPAKVIFDQTAWAAVWNSIYFTVLGFLRLESPVSIFNELKATFWPMLTAGWKLWPFAHLVTYGVIPVEQRLLWVDCVELIWVTILSTYSNEKSEARILEAPEETNSSSPSIDPPQE